catccaatttgacatccttttaccatctcttagtgccactttcatacaagtcaattttgttccacattttggctctaatcaaccgtgtaagtcacttttcaccatattagagtcactttgcaccctataagagtcacttgtcactatatatattgatacaattaatatgttaacatcatgtacatgcaatttgacatcctttaagcaTCTCTTGATTGTCCTAAAATCAGCAATTGACGTACTCTTTGCCACACATGGTCTGAGCATATCGAGTATTCGTGGTCAAGGTTTTGACGGGGCTAGTAATATGAGCAGACATATTAGTGGGCTAAAAAGTTTAATACTAGCAGAAAATGCATCTGCCTTTTATGTGCATTGCTTTGCTCATCAATTGCAGCTCACACTTGTTGCAGTTTCAAAAAAGCATGATAAAATTTGCTCATTTTTTTACCATCTAGCATCTTTGGTGAATTTTGTTGGGGCTTCTTGCAAAAGAAAAGAATTAGTCTGGGTGAAACAAATAGAAAAGTTAGCTGAAGAAATATCCCAAGGCAATCGAATGACTGGTAAAGGCTTGAATCAAGAGGCAGTTCTTAAACGTCCAGGAGATACAAGATGGTGTTCGCATTATAATACAATTCTAAGTGTGACTTCTTTATTTTTCACCGGCACTTGATCTGCTTGAAGAAATAAAAGTTATGCCTTCCTTTCATGAAAATAAAGGAGAGATTTATAGACTTATTGATGCAATGAATGACTTTGAGTTTATTTTTCTATTGCATTTGATGAGAAAAGTTTTAGGAATCACAAATGACTTATCACAAGCACTACAAAGAAAAGTCCAGGATCTTGCTAATGCTTTATGTTTGGTAaatgtatcgaagaaaatgttaCAAACATTCAGAGATGATGGATGGAATGAGTTAATTGTTGATATTTCCAAATTCTGTGAAAAGTTTGAGATCGATGTCCCAGATATGGATGCTATCTCTATGCCTCGTGGAAGATCAAGACGTAAACTGCAAAAAGTTTCTAATAAACACCACTTCAAGATTAGTTTGATGAATACTATAATTGATTATCAATTGCAAGAGATTAACGAGCGTCTTGATAGAGATAACATGGAGTTACTTTCCTGCATATCATGCCTAAATCCGCAGAATTCTTTTTAACTTTTGATAAGTAAAAATTAGTTCAACTTGCAAGATTTTATACTTCAGAATTTGATCAAATTCGTCTTCTATCACTTGAAGACCAGCTTTCTAGCTATATTGTTGACATGAGAAGTAATGctgattttcaaaatttgaagGGCATCCATGATCTTGCTCAAAAAATGCTTCAAAAACACAAAGATATTGGATTTCCTTGGGTTTATATGTTGATAAAATTGTCACTAATTCTACCGGTTGCAACTGCAACAGTTGAGAGAGGATTTTCAGCAATGAAACTTGTTAAAACTACGCTTCGGAATAGAATGGGAGATATTTGGTtgaatgattgtttgataacATATATTGAGAGAGATATTTTTCAAACAATTGAAAATGAAGAAATTATGAAACGATTTCAGAGTATGAAAGATAGGCTGATGATCTTGTAAATATTACATTATAATATATGTTCATTTGCTCTTTTGCTTATAGTTGTTGATTTGATTACAATTTTTTTTTCCGGCCCCCCTAAATTGAAACCTGGATCCGCCACTAGATAGGCTTCTGGTAGCACAACCGTGAGAAATTATTAAAACGGATCATAATTCGATTTCTAAATGAAGTGAAAGGGCTCCCTAGCTATCTCAAGACTTGTACCACTTCTAGGATATTATTAGCTTAtgttttataaataattaaatattcaCTCTTAAAAAAACAGTGTATGTTCACCTCCAAAAATATTCTTGAACTAAACTTTACCTATACTTCTATAATTAGCTctataacccgtgcgaggcacaacatgttctaaaatattataatttttttaattaattttaatattttttttggcATATTTAAAAACTTAAATTAATGATAAATATTGAGAATTATCAACCTTATTTTGCTCTATGTTGTATTTGAAAAAAATTCTAATAGCAGTTATATTATTGTCGACTTGCCTCTTCATATTTGATACTGTAGAATAATTTTTTTGTGTTGTATTGGGGTAATTTTGTGTAATACACGTGCATAGTGTAGTGTATATGTGACTATATACTATACACGTGACAAAATATATTTTGAACTGTAAAATACGTTTTTTGTATTATATTGATAATAATTTTATGTAATATTACAGATACATGAAGATATATATGTGATTATATTATTGTCTCATTTATAGGTAAGTATTTGATGTTTAAAGTATGCCATAAAAAATCGTATTAAATGTTaaacaatttaaaaatattatgtttTGCAAGTGTACCCTAAAATTATTTGGTGATGATTTCTCTTAAACCACAATTAATTTATTACATGTCACTAAAAAATTGATGtaatttttatgttaattattatCTCAGATTTTTAATTCTTAATTAAATTTATcacattttaaattttatatcattgaaaataacatatgtatacatatatatgtaaGTGTGTGTAGCTATTAATTACAAAAAAATTCATATACTTTAATGAAGATTAGCTATTAATGAATATTAAATAAGAAATAATAAATAGAACAAGGGTTAAAATAGTCATTTCACATTGAATAAATTGTCGCACCCAACCTcatttgctctattatatatataatagatttaatATACCTTGAAGTTATTAATGTATAAAAATAacgaagaaaaaaaaagaatataaCAAGCAATGGAATTATTGTAGCAACGCAAAAATAAGAACACACCAGATAGAAATTTATTAAAAGCAAAACAAATATCCTTCAAAGTTCGAAAgaatgttaaaaataatatttttttggtGCAAAATGCTGAAAATATCCATTCTGGAGTGTAGTGCTGAAAATATTCGTTTGGATACGCATTTGCCATATGATTATCATGTTTTGTACTAAATACTCATTTGTCAAATGAGTATccagtttttatttttttatatttttgtgATACGCATTTGACAAATGCGTATCCCAATGATAATACGAAATGCGTATCTTTAGTATTCTCAAATGCGTGTAATACGCATTTGAGCATATTTTTTATGCGTATACCAATGATAATACGAAATGCGTATCTTTAGTATTCTCAAATGCGTGTAATTAGCATTTGAGCATATTTTTTGAAAATGGATATTTTGAGCAAATTCAACCCAAAAATGGGTATTTTTAACCATTATCCTCAAGGTTGATCCAAAAAACAACAAAAACACAAGTAACCAGCACTGTCACACAAATCCTTTCATCTGCTTCTCCTTGATTGGAAACTATGGAAAGAATGCACTTGACCACATGCCACCATTCTGCGCATCTCCACAGGGCATCATCATCTCCTCACCGTGACTAAATCCCAAATTCTGGCAGTGTTGCTGCTGGTTCAGCATCTGATCAGTACTGCTGTTCCCACTATTGCTGTTGATCCAGTCGCTAAACCAAGGCGGTCtctgctgctgctgctgcattgCTTCCATCTCGCCCTCTATAGCCTTTTCTTCCGTTCCATCAACACAATTAGCCACTCCTTTACCTTTCAACATTGCAGCAGCTGATCCCGAGCCACAGCCAGATCCAGAGCCAGAGCCAACTTTCCCAGGAGTAGTATTCTTTTTCTTAGTAGCCGATATCTGATCAATTCTTTTATAAATCTCCTTCAACTTGTGATCAATAAGCCAACCAAGATCATTCAAATCCGGGATCATCAAATTTTGTAAACCAATTTTCCCCGTCAAACACTGATACATAACCTCAATCATTTCCTTCTCCCTATTATCCTTACACTGTTTCTTCAACTGCTCATTAGCTTTCGCAATCCTCTGTCGCATAAAACTCTCCTGATTAACCATCTTCTTGCTCTGCTCCATCTCCGGCATTCGCTTAAACTGAGACAACACACGCTGAACACCTTCTGTATTAGGCCACACTTCAGGTTGGGGCTCATAGTGACTATAAATGATAGCACAAGCATCAATACCACATAAGgtactcaactctccaaccttctTCATCAGCCCCTTCTTCCTTTTCTTGAATGTCGCTTTTCGAGAAGCATCATTACTGATGAATGCTAACTTCACCTTCTTTCTTGTCATGATGCCTTGTATGATTTTTGTAGAAAACACCAAACAGGGCaagatcaaagtatatggaagttatgtgtttatatataaCTCTTTTTTGCTCTTTCACTACTAAATAAGAAATGTGTGCATTTTTGTAAACGCATCTGAGATTTCTTTGCCAATGAGGCAAATCAATATAATTAAATTTCTTGATGCATAACATGAACACGCATTTATATGTTAAGATCTTTGTTTCTTCTTAATTTGTTTTTGGTATATGGTTTTACACGTTTTCATGTCATTTGAGATAAGTATAATTAGTTGTAATATCTAGCTAAATAAAAATTTCCATAGTTAGGTAATAAATATAGAATCATTTTAATTGGAAACATATAATCTCAATATGATTTTCCAAATCGGTAAAATCGTAAAATTATAATTACTTGCGTGATTGTTAAGTACAAATAATTAACGGCTACATTGAATAGTAAATTATATTTGGATCAATTTGAAAGTATGGTGTTCCCTTCTTCAAAATTTAAATCAAAGCCGCAACGAGCTAAGTTGGATATTACACGAACAATACATAGTTGACTACAATTTATAAGTTACTTATAAATCAGAATTACATATACTTTTaagattattttattaattacaagatatcttaaGCCGGTTCGGAACGATGTTTAGAATAGATACAATTTCAGTGACTTGTTCGACTCTTGCCCATCCGTAAAAAAAGCGAGGGAGATACGCGATATCAAGGTGTTTTGGGCTAAATGAAAAATGTCAGTTGACTGATATTGATACCGTATCAGTTGACTTATACTGATACTGATATCGTATCGTCCTCTTTTCCTTCTGTAACAGAGTAACTCATTTGCAAAAATTAactttgtttttcaaaaataacaaATTTGTTTTTTAAAAACTAACTTTTTCAAAATACGAGTAAAAATAAAATTTGTTTGTCTTAATTAGTTTATCAAATAAAAatatgagttaattgttaaaaatgTTGAAATGTGTTATAAATCGAAAATCTTTTTCAATATAAAAAATGTAATTTAAAAACAGAAATCCAAAAAATGTAAAATTGTAACAGAAATGCAAAGTCTGTTTGTACAAAGTAAAaaacaaaatataaaaaaaagcCAAAAAAAGACAACAAAAGGTGGGTGGTGTCGAATCAAAGCAGCCCGCGGTTATTCACGATTATTCATTTTATTTGTGTTATTCGTCGTTCGCCCCGAACCGCTAGACTCGTCGGACCATTAAAATCGCCTAATTCGCGAGCTGTTCACGAGTTAACTGGCTGTTGAACCGGATCGCTGGAAATTCGCCCTGGCACGGGCGGCCCGACCGTTTAGCCGGCTCTACTGATACGACAGCCAACCATTACTACTACTAGGTTCTCAAATAAAGTAA
This region of Apium graveolens cultivar Ventura unplaced genomic scaffold, ASM990537v1 ctg6940, whole genome shotgun sequence genomic DNA includes:
- the LOC141703655 gene encoding agamous-like MADS-box protein AGL80, with protein sequence MTRKKVKLAFISNDASRKATFKKRKKGLMKKVGELSTLCGIDACAIIYSHYEPQPEVWPNTEGVQRVLSQFKRMPEMEQSKKMVNQESFMRQRIAKANEQLKKQCKDNREKEMIEVMYQCLTGKIGLQNLMIPDLNDLGWLIDHKLKEIYKRIDQISATKKKNTTPGKVGSGSGSGCGSGSAAAMLKGKGVANCVDGTEEKAIEGEMEAMQQQQQRPPWFSDWINSNSGNSSTDQMLNQQQHCQNLGFSHGEEMMMPCGDAQNGGMWSSAFFP